The segment TGCTAAGATGTTCGGATCGTGAATTTATTACAGACTGATATGATTTCAGTTAAAGGTGAAAAAGGTTGGAGAATGATATGGACATATTAAATAAAGAATATGTGTTAACACATGGTGTGGATTTTGATGAGGAGCTCTGGTTTACTTCATATAGTGATGAGATTCTTGATAATCCAGAGGACGAAGGTGGTAAACCTTTTACTGGTTTAGCATATGAAGTATTTGATAATGGTAATTTAGCATATTACTGTCATTATGAAAATGGGTTTGCAGAAGGGCCAAATGTTAATTTCTATAAAAATGGTATGGTTAAATCAATAGAGTATATGATAAAAGGACAAACAAGGGGTAAAAGAAAAGTTTGGCATGAAAATGGAAAACTTAAATATGAGGGTGAACTCAAATATGGTGTTTGCCTTAAATATAGTGAATGGGATAATCAAGGAAACTTGATTGGACAAAAGAGTTCCCCTGCTAAAGATGAAGTAGAATATATAAACCGATTAACTAGCCGTGATAAAAGTGAATGAGGTTAACAATAAGTTACAAGAATAAGAATTTAAGGTTTGAAAAAATTGATATTGAGCCAAGTTATTCGCAGAATAACATGCAACCTAATTCATTTATGTATGAATATGAGATTGAAGGTCAATTCCCAGTGATTCGTGAGATGCGAATAAATCAGGAGGCTAATATATGAGTTTTGAAATGGAGCTAAATAAGTTATATAAAAAAATTGCACAGCAGATTAATGATATGATTCCATCTGAATGGGATAAATTTTGGTTTAATGGCGAAATTAAGGACGAAGAAGGTGGAGTTTTTTTCTTTTTTACTCCGAAAGGTGAAGAACAACATGTTTTTTCTCATTATATCCCAAGGTTATATAGTGTAGATAAAAGAGTATATAATAGAGAACTACACCAATTATTCCAGTTAACTGTTGAACTTCAAAGGGTTTTTATTGATAATGACCAAGAACCTTGGTTTTCTATAACATTAGTATTAACTGAGACAGGTAAATTAAATGTGCACTTTGATTATACAAATTGGCACATTAGTGAATTTGGTCCGACTGATAGAATTAAGTACTTTGAACATAAATATATAAGATCAAATAAAGAGCAACAAGATTTAGATTTAATAATGAAGATGGATAAATTCATAAAGAAATAAACGTAAAGCACTTGTGATTGCCTTTTTAGGCAACAGGTGCTTTTTATTTTATAAACTTCAAAAGAACTTGCGTTTGTTCCAGGAATGGAAAGGTAAGAAACTAAACTTTAATTAACAAGCCCTGAACTCAACCGTACGGCGTTTGCGGTGGGGATGGTGATGTGAGTACCTACTTGAAGGCTGAGAGTAGGGCTGATGGTGTTGGGAAGGTTAGTGGGGATGTTATTAAGTGTGCGGGAAATGGTATTACAAAAGACGAATATAAAAATTTGAGGAAAAAGTCACCAAGTAACGATGTAAGAAAAATGGTTAATCCATAAAGTAGACCCGGTATACGGGTATGAAGTTGATAAGTTTGAAGCAGACCATATTGTTTCAATGAAAGAAATAACTGAAATGGATGGATTTAGTAGGTTAACTAGAGAACAACAAATAGAAATTTTAAATCTAAAAGTTAATTTTATTGGTCTTGGAAAATCTTCGAATGCATCTAAGGGAGCTCATAGTTGGGCTGATTGGAAAGGACATTCTAAAATGGGAGAGGTTCCTGTTAATGTTAGAATGGAAATGCTAGAAAAAGAGAAACAAGCTAAAGAAGCTCTAAAAATAGCTATAGAAGAGAGGTTGCAGAAATGAAGAAATTTGAAAAGATTATTATGGGCAAAACCATTATAGTGACTGCCGAAAAAGAATTAGAGCCTCAAATAGAAATTTTGTTTGCTATATTAGAACAGGTAGACCCTAATAAATTAATTCATGGATTCTCTTTACAAGTTGGTTGGTCCGTCTATTATTTACAAGAGAGAGAAACCGGGAATTTTATATTAACTACTCCTGATTACTCTAGAAATCCATTTGAAGATATAACAGAAGATTTAACTTTAGCATTGTGGGTACAACTAGAACAAGGTCATTTTTTGAGAAAGATAAATGTCGATGGTTCATCAATAAATTTTAGTGATAAAATCATACTTTCTAAAGGTGTACTTGAACTTGAGAAAATATATTTACAAAGAAATGGAGATGTTGAAAAAGGAGATTCAGGTTGGTATATAGGTCCTATAGAGGATGATAATACTACAGAGTTGTATGCTCTATATGCATATCAACTACTAAAAGTTAAACCAGAGATCATACAAGTTCTTGCTTTACCAAATGACTATATGGTTGTTTTTGAAGGTAATGAAATAAAAGCAGTATTAAACGAAAATGATGTAGATGTTTTTAAAGACTCTTTATAGATTTTATTTATGTTTATGGAGATCTTAAGTTACACAACTAAACTATACAGGTAGCAAAACATTGAATAAAGCACATGATTGTCTACTAATGGCAACAAGTGCTTTTTGTTTTTTGTGAGAAGTTTATGCATTGGACCACTAAAAAAAGATTGTTTGAAATTCATAGCTCATGAAGGTAGTACCATCAAGGCATTCTGTTTTAGTACTGTGTTTATGAAAATAATGAGATAAATAGGCGAGATGACATTTCACATGTCAGCGGTAGTTATGATATGGATTGGCTAATAAACTAACGAGAATGACAAAGCTCGTAGCGATAACCAATGGGTTAATGATGCAAAAGGAAACCTGGTAAATAGATCTATTGTTCCAAAAGGCTACGATAGTGTTGAAGACTTTTTGAAGGTTGTAGACGATACAACGATAAAAGAATTTGGTTACGACAGTGTAGAGGAATTTAAGGCGGTTGTAGGACTTGTAGACGACTACTTAAATGCTTCACCCAAGAACAATATAGTTAATAAAGGATTAGCGGGAGGGAAACACGTGAAAGGCGTAGATTATGATGTATTAGGTTTTTCAATTTTTAGAGGAGATGACGTAAAGTTTTCAATGATATTAGAAAAGAAACTTGTTCAAGGCAACTGATGATACTCAATTTAAAGAATGTACAAAGTTATTAAAAGAAGCGATTGATCAAGGAAAGTTATCTAAAGAATTATTCACTTCAAAACAACTTAGGGATATTGAAAATGGGGAAGCTAGAATAAAAGGCTTGACATGGCATCATCATCAAGTGCCTGGTAAGATGCAACTTGTAATATCTAAAACGCATAAAGTTAATCATTTAGGTGGGAATAAATTATGGGGAGATGGTATTAGATGAGTAATGTAAAATGGAGATCATGGGACGAACCAGTAACTAAAAAAGAAGTGGAGAATGTCGGAGAAACATTAGGAGTGAAATTTCCCTTAGATTATATAGAAGTTGCTATGAACTTCAACGGTGCACATGTTAGCCCTGAAATATTTCAAGTCGAAGGAAAAGAAAAGGTCTTCGGAACATTATTAACATATGACAGTGAAGATGATGAGCATATTGTAGAAGTCTTCAATGATTAC is part of the Niallia taxi genome and harbors:
- a CDS encoding toxin-antitoxin system YwqK family antitoxin, yielding MENDMDILNKEYVLTHGVDFDEELWFTSYSDEILDNPEDEGGKPFTGLAYEVFDNGNLAYYCHYENGFAEGPNVNFYKNGMVKSIEYMIKGQTRGKRKVWHENGKLKYEGELKYGVCLKYSEWDNQGNLIGQKSSPAKDEVEYINRLTSRDKSE
- a CDS encoding immunity protein YezG family protein, encoding MSFEMELNKLYKKIAQQINDMIPSEWDKFWFNGEIKDEEGGVFFFFTPKGEEQHVFSHYIPRLYSVDKRVYNRELHQLFQLTVELQRVFIDNDQEPWFSITLVLTETGKLNVHFDYTNWHISEFGPTDRIKYFEHKYIRSNKEQQDLDLIMKMDKFIKK
- a CDS encoding immunity protein Imm33 domain-containing protein produces the protein MKKFEKIIMGKTIIVTAEKELEPQIEILFAILEQVDPNKLIHGFSLQVGWSVYYLQERETGNFILTTPDYSRNPFEDITEDLTLALWVQLEQGHFLRKINVDGSSINFSDKIILSKGVLELEKIYLQRNGDVEKGDSGWYIGPIEDDNTTELYALYAYQLLKVKPEIIQVLALPNDYMVVFEGNEIKAVLNENDVDVFKDSL